The genomic interval CAAAATCAAATCATAACGATGCTCAAAAAGGCGACCCTATCCCTCCACCTGATAACGCTTTCACTGCTCGTGTTGCTACAAGCTATCACAGTGCCGGCAGCCGCTTCAGGAATACAGGATGCCCTCGACAAAAAGATATCACTGGAATTGAAGAATGTGTTATTAAAAGAAGCACTGGACAAGATCGGAAATCTCGCAGAGGTATCTTTCATCTATGCAGGCAACAAGATAATAGTAGCCAATAAAGTAGATGTCAGCGCTCACAATGAGAAAGTGGGCGATCTCCTTAAAAAATTGCTGAAACCTTTATCACTCTCCTATACGGTCCTCTACGACCGTATCGTGATACGGCCCGTTGAAAAAAAAATGGACAACCTAACCGTTCCGGAAAACGACCGGCAGGTAGCCCAGCGCACACAGGACGTAAAAGGTACAGTGATGTCTCCTAAGAATGAGGCCCTGCCCGGTGTGGCTATTATTATTAAAGGCACTACCAGGGGTACCACTACGAACGACAAAGGTGCGTTCGAACTGAAGAACGTTTCTGACGATGCTATACTGGTATTCAATTTTACCGGTTACCAGCAGCTGGAAGTAAGTGTGGCCGCTTATAAAAGCGGTATCATTAACGTACGCCTGCAGGAAAAAACAACCAAGCTGCAGGAAGTAGTGGTAACCGGTTTCCAGGATATCGACAAGAGTAAATTCACCGGCTCGGCAGCCCGCATAAAGATGGATGAGGCCAAAATAGATGGTATGCCGGATGTAAGCCGTATGCTGGAAGGACGTGTAGCCGGTGTGGCCATCCAGAACGTATCCAGCACATTTGGTACGGCTCCGAAGATCCGTGTACGTGGCGCCACTTCCATCAATGGCGATAACAAACCACTGTGGGTAGTAGATAACGTCGTGCTGGAAGATGTGGTGAACATCTCTAACGACCAGCTGTCCAGCGGCGACCCGACCACCTTGCTGGGATCTGCCGTGGCAGGCCTGAACCCTAACGATATTGAAAGCTTCGACATCCTCAAGGATGCGGCAGCTACCGCGCTGTATGGTGCGCGTGCCATGAACGGGGTAGTGGTGATCACTACCAAAAAGGGACGTGCCGGCGCTAAGCCCGTTGTTACCTACAGCGGCAACTACAGTACTCAGCTGAAGCCTAACTATAGCAATTATAATATCATGAACTCCGCCCAGCAGATGTCAGTACTGGCAGAGCTGGAGCGGAAGGGCATGCTCACTTCGGATATCCTTTCCCGTGGCGACATCGGCGTATATGGCAAGATGTATGAAATGCTGAATGCCGACGATAATGGAAATTTCCCGCTGGAAAATACGCCCGCTGCAAAACGTAATTTCCTGCTGCGTTACGCTTCTGCCAATACAGACTGGTTTGATATTCTCTTCAAGACCAGCTTTATCCAGGAGCATTCCCTCAGTGTATCGTCCGGTACCGACAAAGGACAGTCCTACTTCTCTACCAGCTTTTACCATGACAACGGCTGGACCATTGCTGATAAGGTAAGCCGTTATACGCTCAACTTCCGTAACAACTATAAACTCTCTGACAGGGTGAGCACAGGGTTCTCTGTACTCGGCTCTGCACGTCAGCAAAGAGCGCCCGGTGCGCTGACACGTACCAGCAACCCTGTAGAAGGCCAGTACGACCGCGATTTTGACATTAATCCATTCAGCTATGCCCTGAATACCAGCCGTACTTTAACAGCGTACGATCAGCATGGCAACCTGGAATATTTCAGGAGGAATTATGCGCCTTTCAATATCATTAATGAATCGGCCAACAATTACCTCAACCTGAGTATGATGGACCTTCGCCTCCAGGGCGACTTCTCCTGGAAAGTGGCCAAGAACCTGCGTTATGAATTTGTAGGCGCCCTGCGCTATGTAAAGTCCTCCCGTGAGCACCAGATCACCGAGAACAGTAACATGGCCAACGCTTACCGTGCTGCCGACAATGCGACCATCGCAGAGAATAATAAGTTCCTCTACCGCGATCCTGCCAATCCGGACGCATTACCGGTGATCGTGCTGCCTTATGGTGGTTTCTATAACCGCACAGAAGACCAGCTGGTCAACTTTGATTTCCGCAACAGCTTAAACTATAATGCTACTATCGGCGATCGTCACAGTGTGACAGCCATGATAGGACAGCAGGTAAAATATGCAGACCGCCAGAATTCATCCGGCACCGGTTACGGTTACCAGTACAACAATGGCGGTGTACCCTTCACAGACTACCGGATCCTGAAGCAAACTATCGAGAGCAGTTTCCCGTACTACGGCATGAGCAAGGACTATGACCGCTTTGCCGCCTTCTACGCAACTGCTACTTATGCTTACAACAATAAATATAACCTGACAGGTACCACCCGTTACGATGGTTCCAACAGGCTGGGAAGATCCAGTACTGCCCGCTGGCTGCCTACATGGAGCGTATCTGCTTCCTGGAACGTTGACAGGGAAGACTTCATTCAGAACCTGGGTTGGGTAGATTACCTGGCGCTCAGGGCCAGCTACGGACTAACCGCCAGTATGGGCCCTGCCACCAATTCAAACATCGTATTCCAGACAATCAATAGTAAAAGGACCCATCTCGATGAAGTGGAGTCCGTGATCAAGATCGCTCACCTGCAGAATGATGACCTGACCTGGGAAAAACTCTACACCACCAATATCGGCCTGGATGGTACCCTGTTCAACAGGAGGCTCAACTTCACCATCGATGCATACAGCCGCAAGAGCTTTGACCTGATCAGCATTATCAAAACCTCCGGTATCGGCGGTGAAACTTTCAAAGCGGCCAACTATGCCGACATGACTTCAAAAGGTGTGGAAGTACTGGTAGGCGGCGATGTGATCAAAAAGAAGGACTGGGGCTGGAAAACGAATGTGACATTCGGCTACAACACCAACAGGATCACCAATGCCAAGAACATCCCCAGGATCTTTGACCTGGTAGTGGCAGAAGGTGGTAACAAGGAAGGTTATCCCGTAAGAGGTCTTTTCTCTCTCGAATATAAAGGGCTTGACCCGCACACAGGTACGCCGCAGTTTGTGAACCAGCATGGCGATGTCAGCAAAGACGTATTCCTGCAGGACCTGAACACTTCTCACCTGGTATACCAGGGCCCCGTTGATCCGCCGGCAACAGGTGGATTTTCCAACACCTTCCGCTACAAAGGGCTGTCCATGAACGTATTCGTGACTTACCAGTGGGGTAACAAGATCCGCCTGTATCCTGCTTTCAAGACGGCATACTCCGACCTGGATGCGATGCCGAAAGAGTTCTACGACCGCTGGATCATGCCGGGAGATGAGAAGGAAACACAGACACCATCCATCCTTGATGGCCTGGAGCAGGTAATGCTGGGAGGCGCTTATCCTTACAACAACTATAACTATTCCACCGCGAGAGTTGCAAAGGGAGATATGATACGCCTGAAGACTGTATCGCTCACCTGGCAGCTACCTGCTACACTGTTGAAAAGAACTGCCTTCAACAACGTAACACTGACCGGTGCGGCTATTAACCCATGGCTGATCTATTCGGACAAGAAGCTGAGAGGACAGGATCCTGAGTTCTTCAACACAGGTGGTGTGGCACAGCCAATACAAAAGCAATTCACTCTTTCACTAAAAGTAGGTCTCTAAATAAAGATGGTTATGACGAAATTTTTCACAAGGGTAGCAATCGCAGGAGGATGTTTGATAACCATAGCCGGGTGTAATAAATATCTCGACAAATCTCCGGATAGCAGCTGGACAGAACTGGATACTCCTGCCAAGGTATCACAGCTGCTGGGTACTGCCTATCCTCAGGCCAACTATATCGTCTTTGCAGAAGCAATGACTGACAACGTAGAAGACAAAGGCGCCGGGGTGACCGACAGGACCAATCTGGATCCTTATTTCTTCAATGATGTATCGGCCACAGAGCAGGATTCTCCCGAGTACTATTGGCAGGCATGTTATACGGCTATCGCCGCTGCCAATAATGCGCTGAAAGCATGCGAGGCCGCTGCCGATAGCAGCCGTTATTCTGCACAGAAAGGGGAGGCGCTGGTAGCCAGGGCATATGCTCATTTTATGCTGGTGACCTTCTTCTCCAAATTCTATGATGCCACCACGGCTTCCAGCGATCCCGGTATCCCTTATGTAACGGAGCCGGAGAAAGTTGTGATGAAACACTATGAGCGCAAGACAGTGGCTTACACGTATGACATGATAGAGAAAGACCTCCTGGAAGGTATGCAGCTGATCAGAGATGATAACTATAATGTACCGCGCTATCATTTTAATAAGGCTGCCACTTATGCTTTTGCTACGCGGTTCTATCTCTTTAAGAAAGATTATCAGAAAGTGCTGGAGTATGCCAACAAGACATTCCCCAACAATGACCTGGCCAGCAATATGCGCCCATGGAACACTACCTATAAAACAATGACCCCTGCAGTGATCTGGGATACTTATGCCAGGGCTTCCGAAAAAGCCAATCTCCTGCTGGTGGAAACACAGTCAACATATGGCCGCTATGTGGCGCAATACAGGTATGGACTGACTTACAACATCCAGCAGCAGATACTGGGCAGTAATGTAACCGGTGGTGACTTTGCTTATCCCTTGTACTACTATGGCACCAGGGATTACTTCGTGCCCAAGCTGACGGAATATTTCGTGAAAGCATCCGTAAATGCTACGATTGGCGACCCTTATGTAATGGTGCCCCTGTTCACTACAGAAGAGGTACTATTCAACAGGGCAGAGGCCAATGCCTACCTGGGCAACAATAATGATGTACTGGCAGACCTGAACCTGTTTGCCAGCAAACGGATCACCAATTACAATGTTTCCAGTCATCGCATCACCACCGCGAAGATCAGGAACTACTATGGCATCTCTGATGTAAAGAACGGTTTGTTACAGACCATACTCGACTTCAAACGTGCCGAGTTCGTACAGGAAGGACACCGCTGGTTTGATATTCAGCGCTATAAAGCGCCGGTGACGCATTATACAGACAAAGGTGTGCAAATGGTGCTGCAGGCAGACGATAAACGCCGCGTATTGCAGATCCCTTTATCGGCCACCACCTCCGGTATAGCCCTGAATCCCAGATAATCTCAACTGTAAAAAAAAGAACGCATATATATGAAACACGTAAAAATATTCTTCTTCCTGTTTGCAATGGCGGTATTGGCTGCCTGCTCGAAAGAAGATGATGATCTCAGTGGTGTGCAAGACATCCCGGGCCTGGGTGGCGATACCTGGGTTCCGGGATCTTTAGATGCCTGGTTGCACGATACAATGACTGTTCCCTACAACATTGAAGTAAAATACAAATGGGACCAGTTTGAGTTTGATGTGACCAAAACCCTGGTGCCACCCCGGGAAGAAGTGGTGATCCCTGCTATCAGGGCCATCAAGAAAGTATGGATCGATAATTACATCAATGCCGCGGGCGAAATTTTCTTCAAGAAATACAGCCCTAAATTCTTCATCCTGTCGGGCAGCGCCAGCTGGAACGACAATGGCACCATTACACTTGGTACTGCAGAAGGAGGTCGTAAAGTAGTGATGTACCTGCTGAACGATTTCCGTACAAAAGAGATGCCCGGCTATACCAAAAGAGACACCGGTAATGTAAAACAGATCTTCCATGTGATAGAACATGAATTTGGTCACATTCTTCACCAGACGAAGATGTACCCTCCTGAATTCAAGAAGATCTGCGCCGGCTATTATACCGGTAACTGGAATAATATCGCTGATACATCTGCCCGTAAAGATGGCTTTGTAACAGCTTATGCCATGTCCAATGAAAGTGAAGACTTCGTTGAAATGATCGCCATGATGCTGATAGAAGGAAAGGCGGGTTTTGACAGGATCGTGAACAGCATCCCGGCAGGATACAGTGTAAATGGCTCTTCACAGGCGCAGGCCAAAGACAGGTTAAGACAGAAAGAAGCGATGGTGGTAAACTATTTCAAAGCGTCTTACAACATTGATTTCTACAGCCTGCAGGACAACACCAGAAAATCTATTGTACAACTGCTGTACTAAGGCTATATCAACCAGATCAATTTCGAACTCCTTATGAGAAAAAATCTATCATTATATTTTTTACTGATTGTCGTTACAATTGCTTCCTGCCGGAAGTACGACGATGTTTTTGATAAATCTCCGGACACCAGGATCAATGAAACGCTGGCAGCATATAATGATGCGTTGACAGGTGCTCCCTACGGCTGGAAGGCGCTTGTATATCCTTCCGGTTTACCCAACACTGCATTCGGCTTCTACTTTAAGTTCGACACTGCCAACAGGGTGGATATGTTCTCAGACTTCGACTCTTTGTCGTCCGTTACGGTAAGACAAAGCAGTTTCCGTCTGAAGTCATTACAGCAGCCATGTCTGTTGTTTGACACTTACTCTTATATCCATGTGCTCTGCGATCCCGATGCCAGCAAGAATGGGGGCTACTATGGAAAAGGATTATTCTCTGACTTTGAATTCGCAATAGATGGTATCTATGGCGACACCATAAAACTTACAGGACGTCTGAATGGCAGCAAGGCCATTCTCGTTAAAGCTACCTCGCAGGAGGCACAGGATTATTACGATAAAAAACGGAACTGGGAGTTCAATAATATTTCCCGGTTCCTTACTTATTTCAAACTGTTGGCAGTAGGCAACTACAAGTATGATGTCTATGTGGACAAGCTGTACCGCCAGATCAGTTTTGTACGTCCTGACGCCAATGAAGTAAAGACCATTACGGTCAATTACTATTTCGATGGGAAAGGCGTTTCATTCGAAACCCCTTTCCGTGACGGCGCTGTTACCTTTTCTTCTCTGGCAGATATAACGTGGGATGCTTCCGGGCAAAAAATGACCATGAAAGCCGGGGAGAATAATGCGGTCATCACCGGTGTGATCAAACCACTGGTACTCGATCTGACTGCCGGTCGACGCTGGTACAACCAGGCTGCATCAACAGGCTCTTTCTGGCGCTCTGCAACAGGATTCCACGTCAATGGTGTGGATGATGCCTACAATGTGGCCGGTATCCCAGGTTTCAATTTTATGTTCTATTACCCCAATTTTGGTGAAGGATATGACTTCGCCGGTATCGTACCGGATGGTTATGCCTATGGTCCTGCGTTTACGCCCACCTTCAAATCCAATGGCACTACCACCTTTGCTTATCCCGGCGGAGGCTGGGGCGAGATCCCTGATGCAGCCGCTGCTACTATGAGCCTTATCGTTACCAAATACCAGGAAAGTGAAGGATTCTATTTCGTGCAGACAGGCAATGCTTCCTTTGATATGGTGAATGTAAAGGATGCCCGTAGCTGGATCAGCTGGCAGCAATAATATCATCACCCTATCATTCATCCAAGAAAGAAATTTAAAACAAACAGCCATGAAAAATCAGCCTGTTTCTGTATTATACAAGGCTTCTTTATACCTGGTTATACTGTTGTTATCTGCCTTGCCGCTTTGTGCGCAGGTAGATATCACGATCGGGTCGAATAGCGGCGCCAATGGCAATTCAACATATCCCTGTCCAATACAGGATTATTATGAAGGCTCCAGGGCGCAATACCTATACCGGGCCAGTGAACTGATAGCTGCAGGTATGCAGCCAGGGTTCATTAATGCAGTGAAATTCACTGTGAATAGTTTGAACAGCGCCAATATTATAGATGGGTACACCATTAAGATCGCTGCTACCGCGAAGACCACCCTGGACGT from Chitinophaga filiformis carries:
- a CDS encoding SusC/RagA family TonB-linked outer membrane protein → MLKKATLSLHLITLSLLVLLQAITVPAAASGIQDALDKKISLELKNVLLKEALDKIGNLAEVSFIYAGNKIIVANKVDVSAHNEKVGDLLKKLLKPLSLSYTVLYDRIVIRPVEKKMDNLTVPENDRQVAQRTQDVKGTVMSPKNEALPGVAIIIKGTTRGTTTNDKGAFELKNVSDDAILVFNFTGYQQLEVSVAAYKSGIINVRLQEKTTKLQEVVVTGFQDIDKSKFTGSAARIKMDEAKIDGMPDVSRMLEGRVAGVAIQNVSSTFGTAPKIRVRGATSINGDNKPLWVVDNVVLEDVVNISNDQLSSGDPTTLLGSAVAGLNPNDIESFDILKDAAATALYGARAMNGVVVITTKKGRAGAKPVVTYSGNYSTQLKPNYSNYNIMNSAQQMSVLAELERKGMLTSDILSRGDIGVYGKMYEMLNADDNGNFPLENTPAAKRNFLLRYASANTDWFDILFKTSFIQEHSLSVSSGTDKGQSYFSTSFYHDNGWTIADKVSRYTLNFRNNYKLSDRVSTGFSVLGSARQQRAPGALTRTSNPVEGQYDRDFDINPFSYALNTSRTLTAYDQHGNLEYFRRNYAPFNIINESANNYLNLSMMDLRLQGDFSWKVAKNLRYEFVGALRYVKSSREHQITENSNMANAYRAADNATIAENNKFLYRDPANPDALPVIVLPYGGFYNRTEDQLVNFDFRNSLNYNATIGDRHSVTAMIGQQVKYADRQNSSGTGYGYQYNNGGVPFTDYRILKQTIESSFPYYGMSKDYDRFAAFYATATYAYNNKYNLTGTTRYDGSNRLGRSSTARWLPTWSVSASWNVDREDFIQNLGWVDYLALRASYGLTASMGPATNSNIVFQTINSKRTHLDEVESVIKIAHLQNDDLTWEKLYTTNIGLDGTLFNRRLNFTIDAYSRKSFDLISIIKTSGIGGETFKAANYADMTSKGVEVLVGGDVIKKKDWGWKTNVTFGYNTNRITNAKNIPRIFDLVVAEGGNKEGYPVRGLFSLEYKGLDPHTGTPQFVNQHGDVSKDVFLQDLNTSHLVYQGPVDPPATGGFSNTFRYKGLSMNVFVTYQWGNKIRLYPAFKTAYSDLDAMPKEFYDRWIMPGDEKETQTPSILDGLEQVMLGGAYPYNNYNYSTARVAKGDMIRLKTVSLTWQLPATLLKRTAFNNVTLTGAAINPWLIYSDKKLRGQDPEFFNTGGVAQPIQKQFTLSLKVGL
- a CDS encoding RagB/SusD family nutrient uptake outer membrane protein, which encodes MTKFFTRVAIAGGCLITIAGCNKYLDKSPDSSWTELDTPAKVSQLLGTAYPQANYIVFAEAMTDNVEDKGAGVTDRTNLDPYFFNDVSATEQDSPEYYWQACYTAIAAANNALKACEAAADSSRYSAQKGEALVARAYAHFMLVTFFSKFYDATTASSDPGIPYVTEPEKVVMKHYERKTVAYTYDMIEKDLLEGMQLIRDDNYNVPRYHFNKAATYAFATRFYLFKKDYQKVLEYANKTFPNNDLASNMRPWNTTYKTMTPAVIWDTYARASEKANLLLVETQSTYGRYVAQYRYGLTYNIQQQILGSNVTGGDFAYPLYYYGTRDYFVPKLTEYFVKASVNATIGDPYVMVPLFTTEEVLFNRAEANAYLGNNNDVLADLNLFASKRITNYNVSSHRITTAKIRNYYGISDVKNGLLQTILDFKRAEFVQEGHRWFDIQRYKAPVTHYTDKGVQMVLQADDKRRVLQIPLSATTSGIALNPR
- a CDS encoding putative zinc-binding metallopeptidase; this encodes MKHVKIFFFLFAMAVLAACSKEDDDLSGVQDIPGLGGDTWVPGSLDAWLHDTMTVPYNIEVKYKWDQFEFDVTKTLVPPREEVVIPAIRAIKKVWIDNYINAAGEIFFKKYSPKFFILSGSASWNDNGTITLGTAEGGRKVVMYLLNDFRTKEMPGYTKRDTGNVKQIFHVIEHEFGHILHQTKMYPPEFKKICAGYYTGNWNNIADTSARKDGFVTAYAMSNESEDFVEMIAMMLIEGKAGFDRIVNSIPAGYSVNGSSQAQAKDRLRQKEAMVVNYFKASYNIDFYSLQDNTRKSIVQLLY
- a CDS encoding DUF4302 domain-containing protein translates to MRKNLSLYFLLIVVTIASCRKYDDVFDKSPDTRINETLAAYNDALTGAPYGWKALVYPSGLPNTAFGFYFKFDTANRVDMFSDFDSLSSVTVRQSSFRLKSLQQPCLLFDTYSYIHVLCDPDASKNGGYYGKGLFSDFEFAIDGIYGDTIKLTGRLNGSKAILVKATSQEAQDYYDKKRNWEFNNISRFLTYFKLLAVGNYKYDVYVDKLYRQISFVRPDANEVKTITVNYYFDGKGVSFETPFRDGAVTFSSLADITWDASGQKMTMKAGENNAVITGVIKPLVLDLTAGRRWYNQAASTGSFWRSATGFHVNGVDDAYNVAGIPGFNFMFYYPNFGEGYDFAGIVPDGYAYGPAFTPTFKSNGTTTFAYPGGGWGEIPDAAAATMSLIVTKYQESEGFYFVQTGNASFDMVNVKDARSWISWQQ